The following coding sequences lie in one Arachis hypogaea cultivar Tifrunner chromosome 4, arahy.Tifrunner.gnm2.J5K5, whole genome shotgun sequence genomic window:
- the LOC112797285 gene encoding uncharacterized protein isoform X3, with translation MLSRLRNSDFYILFIPDPNLFISLWFILMNGFGFLLRRISNNNIIDSIPSSLGDLEHLLKLDLSNNQLSGLIPQELSQLQNMVSLNFLLC, from the exons ATGCTAAGTAGACTAAGAAATTCAGATTTCTACATATTGTTCATTCCAGATCCAAATCTGTTTATATCCCTCTGGTTCATACTGATGAATGGTTTCGGATTCCTTCTTAGGcgtatttcaaataataatataattgacTCCATTCCTTCTTCCCTCGGTGACTTGGAACATCTTCTAAAGCT TGATTTGTCAAATAATCAACTCTCTGGCTTGATTCCTCAAGAACTTAGTCAGCTTCAGAATATGGTGTCATT AAATTTTCTGCTCTGTTAA
- the LOC112794396 gene encoding vestitone reductase-like, whose translation MAHANNKGKVCVTGGTGFLGSWLVKTLLEDGYTVNTTVRFDPKKKRDISFLTKLSKASEKLKVFNADLSKPESFNEAIEGCMGVFHVASPIDFAVKEAEETVTKRSIDGALGILKACKNSKTVKRVVYTSSGSAVCCKEESEEEEEDGFDESSWSDVEFLRKFKPFCWSYAVSKTLTEKAMLQFGENNYLEVVSLVAPLIVGPFISPKLPDSVEKGLVLVLGKKDKIGITRFHMAHVDDVVRAHIFLLEHPNPKGRYICSPFSIDIQEMAKILSAMYPEFEIPATHELKEIKGFKLPRLISNKLIDAGFEFKNSIEDMFKDAIECCVDKGFL comes from the exons ATGGCACATGCAAATAATAAGGGTAAAGTTTGTGTCACTGGAGGCACAGGTTTTCTTGGTTCATGGCTCGTCAAAACACTCCTTGAGGATGGTTACACTGTTAACACCACTGTTAGATTTGATCCAA AAAAGAAGAGAGACATAAGCTTCCTCACAAAGCTGTCAAAAGCATCAGAAAAGCTAAAAGTGTTCAATGCAGATTTAAGCAAGCCAGAGAGTTTCAACGAAGCAATTGAAGGTTGCATGGGGGTATTCCACGTGGCATCACCAATAGACTTTGCAGTGAAGGAGGCCGAAGAAACAGTGACAAAGAGAAGCATTGATGGAGCCTTAGGGATCCTAAAAGCATGCAAGAATTCAAAGACAGTGAAGAGGGTGGTTTACACTTCAAGTGGCTCAGCTGTTTGCTgcaaagaagaatctgaggaggaggaggaggatggttTTGATGAGAGTAGTTGGAGTGACGTGGAGTTTCTTAGGAAATTCAAGCCGTTTTGTTGGTCCTATGCGGTTTCAAAGACATTGACGGAGAAAGCTATGCTTCAGTTTGGAGAAAACAATTATTTGGAAGTTGTGTCTTTGGTTGCTCCTCTTATTGTTGGACCATTCATCTCTCCAAAGCTTCCTGATTCGGTTGAGAAAGGACTTGTTTTGGTGTTag GTAAGAAGGATAAAATTGGGATTACACGTTTCCACATGGCGCATGTTGATGATGTAGTTAGAGCACATATATTCTTGCTTGAGCACCCTAACCCTAAAGGGAGATATATTTGCTCACCATTTTCCATAGATATTCAAGAAATGGCTAAAATTCTTTCAGCCATGTACCCAGAATTTGAAATACCAGCAACACA TGAGCTGAAGGAAATTAAGGGGTTCAAGCTACCACGTCTAATCTCAAACAAACTCATAGATGCTGGATTTGAGTTCAAGAATAGCATCGAGGATATGTTTAAGGATGCAATTGAATGCTGCGTGGATAAGGGATTTCTTTGA